The following proteins come from a genomic window of Nostoc sp. TCL26-01:
- a CDS encoding biotin/lipoate A/B protein ligase family protein: MKQQVWRLIPLLAAAGGVQMAIDRWLLAQHQSGKLPSVLRFYTWSPPAISLGYHQHKYPQHWQNLTWQGQKLDLVRRPTGGRAVLHQGDLTYAVITSGLSGSRIEAYQTICQFLIQGWRAIGLKLDYGTAGRGYIHNPDCFGTATGADLILPDGTKFIGSAQLRRGGVILQHGSMRLQPDAELFTQVFRAESLTPVQLPPSLSCNVETIMTALTSAASEYFDTEITLQPLSESEWDEIHMYHD, encoded by the coding sequence ATGAAACAGCAGGTTTGGCGACTAATTCCTTTACTAGCAGCTGCTGGTGGTGTGCAGATGGCAATTGACCGTTGGTTGTTAGCACAACATCAATCGGGTAAACTGCCTTCAGTTTTGCGATTTTACACTTGGTCGCCACCTGCAATTTCCCTTGGTTATCATCAACATAAATATCCTCAGCATTGGCAAAATCTGACTTGGCAAGGTCAAAAATTAGATTTAGTCCGTCGTCCTACTGGTGGTAGAGCAGTTTTACATCAAGGTGATTTAACTTACGCTGTGATCACATCTGGATTATCAGGTAGTCGGATTGAGGCGTATCAAACAATTTGTCAGTTTTTGATTCAAGGATGGAGAGCGATCGGTCTGAAATTAGACTATGGTACAGCAGGACGTGGCTACATTCACAACCCCGACTGCTTTGGCACGGCTACAGGTGCAGATTTAATCTTGCCAGATGGCACAAAGTTTATCGGTAGCGCTCAATTACGGCGTGGCGGAGTCATTCTACAACATGGTTCTATGCGTTTACAGCCAGATGCAGAATTGTTTACTCAAGTATTTAGAGCCGAATCTTTGACACCTGTGCAATTACCCCCAAGTTTGAGCTGCAATGTCGAGACAATCATGACAGCGTTGACTAGTGCAGCTAGTGAGTATTTTGATACAGAAATTACACTGCAACCCCTGTCTGAATCTGAGTGGGACGAGATTCATATGTATCATGATTAA
- a CDS encoding YbjN domain-containing protein, with protein sequence MANYQETPTRDELLDELLVETSGINHVEVIENVIDSLEQDDSAMVSHTPEGGYLWKFKYGSVEVFVQLTGKTDEDTITVWSVVLKLPAKNEPKLLRHLLELNCSSTFEARFGIIENQVVVISTRTLAELSPGEVSRLITIVATIADNNDEALQSEFGAA encoded by the coding sequence ATGGCTAACTACCAAGAAACTCCAACTCGTGATGAACTCCTGGATGAACTGCTGGTTGAGACAAGCGGTATAAATCATGTGGAAGTGATCGAAAATGTCATCGACTCCCTAGAACAAGATGATAGTGCGATGGTAAGCCACACCCCAGAGGGCGGTTATCTGTGGAAGTTTAAGTACGGTAGTGTGGAAGTATTTGTGCAACTCACAGGGAAAACCGATGAAGATACAATTACAGTCTGGTCTGTGGTACTCAAATTACCTGCTAAAAATGAACCCAAGTTGCTACGTCATCTATTGGAATTGAACTGTTCTAGCACCTTTGAAGCTCGTTTTGGAATTATTGAAAATCAAGTAGTGGTGATTTCTACACGCACTTTAGCAGAATTATCTCCGGGGGAAGTCTCACGCCTAATTACGATTGTGGCAACGATCGCCGACAACAACGATGAAGCCTTACAATCAGAATTCGGTGCAGCATAA